The Sphingomonas japonica sequence GCGTCATGCCGCCTGTACCTCCAGCTTGGGCGGCGCGCTGCTGCGCGCCAGCCATAGTTTCACCGTCAGTTCGCCGCCTTCGAGCGTGTCGATCGACACCGGGGCGAGATTGTGCTGGTCGAACCAGCCCTGAATCTGGTCGTCCGAGAAGCCCAGCCGCGCATGTGCGTTCCGGCTGCGCAATTCCTCGCGCTCATGCGGCGCGAAATCGGCGATCAGCAGCCGTCCGCCGGGTCGCAGCACGCGTGCCGCCTCGGCGATCGCGGCGCCGGGCTGCTGCGCGAAATGCAGGACATGGTGCAGGATCGCGACATCGGCAGCGCCGCTTCCCATCGGCAGCGCGTAGAGATCTGCCTGGCGCAACTCGGCATGCGTCAATCCCTGTTCGGCGAGCTTGGCGCGCGCCAGCCGCAGCATTTCCGAACTGCGATCGATCCCCAGCGCGCGGGTCGCGCGCGGTGCGAATAATTCCAGCATCCGGCCGGTGCCGGTACCGATGTCGATCAATTGCGCGATCGGCTGGCCGCCGATCACCCGCAGCATCGCCTGTTCGACTTCGCTCTCGGCGATATGCAGCGACCGGATCGCATCCCATTCGTCGGCGTGCTGCTGAAACCAGTCGGCCGCAGCCGCGGCGCGATCGGCGCGCACAGCCGACAGCCGGGCGGTATCTGCGGTCGCCCAGGGATCGGGTGCATCGGCCTGCCAGCGATCGAGCGCCGCCAGCACCGGCTCAACGCGATCGGGCACGCCGAGCGCCACGAACACCCAGCTGCCTTCCTTGCGGCGCTCGGCAAGGCCGGCATCGCACAGGATCTTGACGTGACGGCTCACCCGCGGCTGGCTCTGACCCAACACCTGCGCGAGTTCACCGACCGAAAGCTCCATCGACCGCAGCAACGCGACGATGCGCAGGCGCGTCGCATCCGCAAGCGCGCTGAAGATCTCGGTCGCATCAGAGGGGGCGGTGGATGTCGAGGACTGCATTGGATCAAGATATAAAGATATCTTTATATGAGGTCAATGCGATTGCCATGCGTCGCAAATATGCTTGCGCTACCGGGTTTGATGACTAGCTTCTCGGGTCGCGTCGGCATTGGCCGGCGTGTGTGGATTAACGGGGTGAAGGAAACATCATGAAGAAATCAATCCTGCTGCCGTTCGCCGTCGCCGCCGCGTTCGGCCTCGCTGCCTGCTCGGAGAATGCGCAGAACGAGACCGGTGAAGCCGCCGACGCGATCGCTGCCGACACCAACGCCGCGGTCAGCGAAGCCGCCTCCGACGTCGAAGCCGCGACCGACAGCGCGCTTGGCGAGGCCGAGCAGGCCGCCGACCAGCTCGGCCAGTCGACCGAGAATGCGGTCGAGGGCACCGATGAGGCCGTCGGCGGCGCGATGCAGGAAGCGGGTCAGGAACTGCAGGAAGGCGGCCGCGACGTCGCCGACTGATTTTCCTCTACCCTAGCGCAGCGGGTCGCCTTCCGGCATGGAAGCGCGGCCCGTTGTCGTTTCAGGACCCCGTCATGCGCCTCACGCCGATCCTCGCCGTCCTCTTGCTTGCGGGATGCGGCTCCGACGACGAACTCGCGCCGGGCGGCGTGACCGAAAGCGAGGCCCGCGTGCTCAACGATGCCGCCGCGATGCTCGACGCCAATGCGACCATGCCCGAGGCGGTCGGAATCGAAAATGTGGCGGACTGAGCGGCGTCAGCTTCCGCCGATCGCCAGCGGTCCGAGATCGCCCAGGCCCACCGTTCCGCCCGCCATCGCCAGCATCCGATCAAGCGACGTGCGCGCCTTGAGACGCAGTCCCTCCTCGATCTCGATGCGCGGTTCGAGGTCGCGTAGCGCCACGTACAGCTTTTCGATCGTGTTGAGCGCCATGTACGGACAGATGTTGCAGTTGCAGTTGCCGTCGGCGCCCGGCGCGCCGATGAAGTTCTTTTCCGGCACCGCCTTTTCCATCTGGTGGATGATATGCGGTTCGGTCGCGACGATCATCGTGTCGCCGGGAAAGCTCTTGGCGAAATCAAGGATTCCGCTGGTCGAGCCGACATAATCGGCGTGGTCGAGCACGTGCGGCGGGCATTCGGGATGCGCGGCCACCGGCGCGCCGGGATGCTGCGCCTTGAGCTTCAACAGCTCGGTTTCGCTGAACGCCTCATGGACGATGCACACGCCGGGCCACAGCAGCATGTCGCGGCCCATCTTGCGGTTGATATATCCGCCGAGATGCTTGTCGGGGCCGAAGATGATCTTCTGGTCATGCGGGATCTGGCTGAGGATCTTCTCGGCCGACGACGATGTGACGATGATGTCCGACAGCGCCTTCACCGCCGCCGAGCAGTTGATGTAGGTCAGCGCGATGTGGTCCGGATGCTGCGCGCGGAACGCGGCGAACTGGTCGGGCGGGCAGCTGTCCTCGAGGCTGCAGCCGGCGTCCATGTCGGGCAGCACGACGATCTTGTCGGGCGACAGGATCTTGGCGGTCTCCGCCATGAAGCGCACGCCGCAGAACGCAATGACGTCGGCATCGGTTTCCGCCGCCTTGCGGCTGAGGTCGAGGCTGTCTCCGACGAAATCGGCAAGGTCCTGGATTTCGGGCTTCTGGTAGTAATGCGCCAGGATGACGGCGTTGCGCTCGGTGCGCAACCGATCGATCTCCGCGAGGAGGTCGATGCCCGAAAGGCTGCCGCCGATGCCACCACGTGCGTCCATATACCTGTTCCCTACGATCGTCTTGCCGCTAGATAGCGATCCTGGCCCGCGTTGCTAGCGCGCGTTGCCGACCACGTCCGCCGGCGCGCGCGACACGTCCCAGCGTTCGCGGCTGCGCGACGGGCGCTCGGCGGGAAACGTCACCACCACCCGCGCGTCGCCATAACCGAGCGTGCCCAGCGGTGCGCCCAGCAGCGAGGCCAGCGCGCGCCGCCCGTTCTCGCGCGCCTGCGCCAGGCGCTGGGGTGAGGCGGCTTCCGACCGCGCCTTGGCCTGCGCCGCCTGTGAGGTGCGCTGGCTCAGCTGCTCGCCCGCCTCGCGCGTGACGAACACGCCCTTGGTGCGCACCAATGTGCGCGCGCTTTCGTCGACATTGGGCTTCGCCACGGTGACGTCGGGCGCGTTGACGATCAGCGTGCGCGACGCTTCGACCCATTCCAGGTCGTCGGCGCCGATCGCCGAGGCATCGATGAAATAATCGACCGAGAACGGCGCCTTGACCACCTGGTCCGAGCGTAACATGCCGAAGCCGCGGACGTCGCTGGCGACGCTCTGGATCGTCCCCGACAGCTCCGCGACCTTGAGCGCGCTCGCCCCCGACAGCCGCGCGGCGACCACTTGCGTGACCGCCTCGCCCGTTTCGGGTTCGGGAGTGACGACATATTCCTCGGTATAGCGCTGATAGAGCGCGAACGCGGCGAGGCAGACGGCGATGGTGATCGCGACCGCGACCAGCGTCTGGATCAGCGACCGGTTCATCCTGCCTGCCATAGCCCCTCCGAGCGCCGTTCTGCCAGCCCGCGCCGCGCCAAATCGATCAGATGGGCCAGCACCGATCGCTCGGCCGCTGGCACCAGGCGCGGATCGAGCCCGACATACATCCTTGCGACCAGATCGGCGACGCTCGCCTCCCCGGTGGCGAGCAGCCGGACGATCTGACCCTCGCGCTGCTTGCGATGGCCGAGCATGCTGCGCGCCAGCCGCTGCGGATTGTCGCGCACCGCTTCGCCATGCCCTGGATAGTAGACCGCGTCGTCGCGGCCGATCAGCGTGTCGAGGCTGGTCATGTACGCGCCCATGTCGCCGTCGGGCGGCGAGACGATGCTGGTCGACCAGCCCATGACGTGATCGCCGGTGAACAGCGCGGCCTCCTGCGGCAGCGCAAAGGCGAGGTGGTTCGAAGTGTGTCCGGGCGTCGCCACCGCTTCCAGCGTCCAGCCATCGCCCTCCAATCCATCACCGTCGCCCAGGATCCGGTCGGGAACATAGTCGAAATCGAACGCCGCGTCGGACCGCGTTTCGGGATCACCCAGCGCCAGCGGCGCGCAGCCGATGATCGGCGCGCCCGTCGCGGCCGTGAGCGCACGGCTGAGCGGGCTGTGGTCGCGGTGGGTATGCGTGCAGACGATCGCGACCGTCTCGCGCCCGTCGATCGCGGCGAGCAGCGCTTCCAGATGCGCTGGGTCGTCGGGTCCGGGATCGATCACCGCCACGCGTCGGTCGCCGACCAGATGCGTCTGCGTTCCGGTGTACGTGTAGGGCGACGGGTTGGGGGCCAGCACCCGGGTGACGAGGGGGCTCAGGAGGACCGCCTGCCCGGTGGGCGCTTCGTTCATAACGGATGAAATGGCGGGCGATCGCACGATGCGCAAGGCGGGGCCGGCCCGAAGGAGAAGGCCAGCCCCGCGCTCACCGGACTGCACGGCGGGTAGCCCGCCTACGCCGTCCGCTCCTCCCCAGGAGTCAGTCGATGCCTTCGGCTTCGATCTCGGCGATCGCCTCGTCGAGCCCTGCCAGCGCTTCTGCGCGATCTTCGGGGCTCAGGCTGGCTTCGTTCTCGATCGTGGTGCGCGCCATCGCGATGCTCGCCCTGGCGCTGGCGAGTGCGGTCGCTTTGGTCGCCTCCGCGAATTTGGCATGCTGCATCGCCATTGCCGTCGCCTGTTCGACCTGCGCCTCGATGCGATCGGTACAGATCACCATCCGCTTCTTGCCGCCGGCACCCTGTTCGTGGATGACGTGCTGGCTACCGGCGCCGCATGTACGCTCCTCGACGTCGGGGACGTTTTCCAGCGCGCGCAGCTCGGCCAGCTCGCCCGGACCCGGCTGGATCGGGGGCTGCGGGGGCGCGATGGCAAGGTCATCGACCGGTGCAGGCGGGGCGGGCGACGCAGCCGGCGCCGCGTCCTGCGCCGCATTTGGGGCGATCGGCGGGAGCGGCGGCAATGGCAGCTTGATATCGTCGAGCTTGACGCCGATCGAGCCTTCGACACGGTCGCGGAAGGTTTCCGCGGCGTGCGTCCCCGATGCGGTAAGTCCCAATGCGGCAAGCGTCAGTGCAGCGACGCCTGCGGTTCCTCCCGCCATCTGGCCACGCGACGCGCGGCGGTGCTTTGTCAGCATCTTCAACCTCCCTTTGATCTCGTTGATGGTGTGCAGATGGCACGCGGCGGAGACCGCGCCGCCATGCGCCGATTTGACGATGGCGCGGCCATAGGCGTGGCGCAGCGCCGCCGGGCGATTGCCGAGCACGAGCGCGTCGCACGCCATTTCCTGATCGGCGCGGAATGCCCGGAATGCGCGCCACGCGATCGGATTGAACCAGTGCAGCCCGAGCATCGCCAGCGCGATCCAGTTGGCGATCAGGTCGCCGCGGGCGTGGTGGCCGAGTTCGTGCGCCAGCGC is a genomic window containing:
- a CDS encoding ArsR/SmtB family transcription factor produces the protein MQSSTSTAPSDATEIFSALADATRLRIVALLRSMELSVGELAQVLGQSQPRVSRHVKILCDAGLAERRKEGSWVFVALGVPDRVEPVLAALDRWQADAPDPWATADTARLSAVRADRAAAAADWFQQHADEWDAIRSLHIAESEVEQAMLRVIGGQPIAQLIDIGTGTGRMLELFAPRATRALGIDRSSEMLRLARAKLAEQGLTHAELRQADLYALPMGSGAADVAILHHVLHFAQQPGAAIAEAARVLRPGGRLLIADFAPHEREELRSRNAHARLGFSDDQIQGWFDQHNLAPVSIDTLEGGELTVKLWLARSSAPPKLEVQAA
- the nadA gene encoding quinolinate synthase NadA, with protein sequence MDARGGIGGSLSGIDLLAEIDRLRTERNAVILAHYYQKPEIQDLADFVGDSLDLSRKAAETDADVIAFCGVRFMAETAKILSPDKIVVLPDMDAGCSLEDSCPPDQFAAFRAQHPDHIALTYINCSAAVKALSDIIVTSSSAEKILSQIPHDQKIIFGPDKHLGGYINRKMGRDMLLWPGVCIVHEAFSETELLKLKAQHPGAPVAAHPECPPHVLDHADYVGSTSGILDFAKSFPGDTMIVATEPHIIHQMEKAVPEKNFIGAPGADGNCNCNICPYMALNTIEKLYVALRDLEPRIEIEEGLRLKARTSLDRMLAMAGGTVGLGDLGPLAIGGS
- a CDS encoding DUF4230 domain-containing protein, yielding MNRSLIQTLVAVAITIAVCLAAFALYQRYTEEYVVTPEPETGEAVTQVVAARLSGASALKVAELSGTIQSVASDVRGFGMLRSDQVVKAPFSVDYFIDASAIGADDLEWVEASRTLIVNAPDVTVAKPNVDESARTLVRTKGVFVTREAGEQLSQRTSQAAQAKARSEAASPQRLAQARENGRRALASLLGAPLGTLGYGDARVVVTFPAERPSRSRERWDVSRAPADVVGNAR
- a CDS encoding MBL fold metallo-hydrolase — its product is MNEAPTGQAVLLSPLVTRVLAPNPSPYTYTGTQTHLVGDRRVAVIDPGPDDPAHLEALLAAIDGRETVAIVCTHTHRDHSPLSRALTAATGAPIIGCAPLALGDPETRSDAAFDFDYVPDRILGDGDGLEGDGWTLEAVATPGHTSNHLAFALPQEAALFTGDHVMGWSTSIVSPPDGDMGAYMTSLDTLIGRDDAVYYPGHGEAVRDNPQRLARSMLGHRKQREGQIVRLLATGEASVADLVARMYVGLDPRLVPAAERSVLAHLIDLARRGLAERRSEGLWQAG
- a CDS encoding M56 family metallopeptidase, with protein sequence MIGWAVETLVASSVLMLVVLALRAPVRRAFGPAMAYALWAIPALRMLLPPLPETVRLTEIAPIGAAIPPGTISLGVPVATIPAVPQGWGMSDVPAIVIGLWVIGALGFVGWHLVSYIRFCRRIRAQAQGSYRVAGGRVAVVESDAAAGPMAFGIWRKHVAFPSDFAERYDEAERDLALAHELGHHARGDLIANWIALAMLGLHWFNPIAWRAFRAFRADQEMACDALVLGNRPAALRHAYGRAIVKSAHGGAVSAACHLHTINEIKGRLKMLTKHRRASRGQMAGGTAGVAALTLAALGLTASGTHAAETFRDRVEGSIGVKLDDIKLPLPPLPPIAPNAAQDAAPAASPAPPAPVDDLAIAPPQPPIQPGPGELAELRALENVPDVEERTCGAGSQHVIHEQGAGGKKRMVICTDRIEAQVEQATAMAMQHAKFAEATKATALASARASIAMARTTIENEASLSPEDRAEALAGLDEAIAEIEAEGID